A genomic window from Erpetoichthys calabaricus chromosome 17, fErpCal1.3, whole genome shotgun sequence includes:
- the LOC114667224 gene encoding interferon-inducible GTPase 5-like, producing MDDLEHITSEEIEDVRVAMESGGVERAAAVIQAHLESLDNVHLNIAITGESGSGKSTFVNAFRGLEDEHPEAAPTGVVETTMVPTKYTYPKFDKVFIWDLPGIGTPNFKADEYLEKVNFKMYDFFIIIASERFKSSGVQLAKEIQKMKKTFYFVRSKIDDSLRAAERKKNYNEKETLDLIQQDCVRGLQEFDICSPKVFLISSFELNLYEFPKLEETIEKELPKHKRHVLLLALPNMSVQVNERKRESFRANIWKLATVSCLVAAVPIPGLSVACDVAILVKELRKYYKAFGLDDESLQNLAKRVKKPVQELKSVLKSPLTAEISKDVVINLLTKFATASLMIVEYAFSTIPVIGSVIAGSISYKTTSMMLNSCLNELADDASNVLKKAFESEM from the coding sequence ATGGACGATTTGGAGCATATCACATCTGAGGAAATTGAGGACGTACGAGTGGCAATGGAGTCTGGTGGCGTAGAAAGGGCAGCAGCTGTAATTCAGGCTCACTTGGAGTCCTTAGACAACGTACACCTGAATATTGCCATCACTGGTGAATCTGGATCCGGGAAATCCACCTTTGTGAATGCCTTCAGGGGTCTCGAAGACGAACATCCAGAGGCTGCACCCACTGGTGTGGTAGAGACCACTATGGTGCCAACCAAATATACCTATCCAAAGTTTGACAAAGTATTTATCTGGGACCTTCCAGGAATAGGAACGCCAAATTTTAAAGCTGACGAATATCTGGAAAAAGTGAACTTtaaaatgtatgatttttttataattattgctTCAGAACGCTTCAAATCTAGTGGTGTACAACTTGCCAAAGAGattcaaaaaatgaagaaaacattttattttgtcagaTCTAAGATTGATGACAGCCTGAGGGcagcagaaaggaaaaaaaactataatgAAAAGGAGACCCTTGACCTGATCCAACAAGACTGTGTTAGAGGCCTACAGGAATTCGACATTTGCTCGCCCAAAGTCTTCCTGATCTCTAGCTTTGAACTGAACCTCTATGAGTTCCCAAAATTGGAGGAGACCATTGAAAAGGAACTCCCAAAGCACAAAAGACATGTTCTGCTGCTCGCACTGCCAAATATGAGCGTTCAGGTCAATGAACGAAAACGCGAATCATTTCGAGCCAATATCTGGAAACTCGCCACTGTGTCATGTTTGGTTGCAGCTGTGCCCATCCCAGGGCTGTCAGTTGCATGTGATGTTGCCATCCTAGTCAAAGAGCTGAGAAAATATTACAAGGCCTTCGGTCTTGATGACGAATCTCTTCAGAATCTAGCTAAGAGAGTCAAAAAGCCTGTCCAAGAGCTGAAATCTGTGCTCAAGTCCCCTCTGACAGCAGAGATTTCCAAGGATGTTGTTATCAACTTGCTGACCAAGTTTGCAACTGCAAGTCTTATGATTGTGGAATACGCATTTAGCACTATCCCAGTTATTGGGTCAGTCATAGCAGGGAGTATTTCCTATAAAACAACATCTATGATGCTTAACAGCTGCTTAAATGAATTGGCAGATGATGCAAGCAACGTCTTGAAAAAGGCCTTTGAATCTGAAATGTGA